Proteins found in one Borrelia hispanica CRI genomic segment:
- a CDS encoding variable large family protein: MDVNNGGVREGASGREGRVKRKQMMEIGRSAENAFYAFLELVSDVLGFTAKTTTKKNEVGEYFNSLGIKLEKASEELEKVVNKAASGVDKSDESKNAKNPIRIAVDTAKTTLSILKGYVESLAKIGDSEKVGEAATDKEGAAPADVELKKAYNALKGIVDTADKEGVEKLVAGDVAVKVGDNGTDNKDGVKILATVVGNKPGNQDAGKAAAVAGGIALRSLVKDGKLAFGAADGSAGGKEEVQAVGISAVNKLLVAVEEMVKKTVKNVLEKVKQEVDKARDPKAVGQQ; the protein is encoded by the coding sequence ATGGATGTAAATAATGGAGGGGTGAGGGAAGGAGCTTCAGGAAGAGAAGGGAGAGTTAAGCGGAAGCAAATGATGGAAATAGGGAGGAGTGCGGAGAATGCATTTTATGCATTTTTGGAGTTAGTGTCGGATGTATTGGGATTTACTGCAAAAACAACTACAAAGAAGAATGAAGTGGGAGAATATTTTAATAGTTTAGGTATTAAACTTGAAAAAGCATCAGAAGAATTAGAAAAAGTAGTAAACAAAGCAGCATCAGGTGTTGATAAAAGTGATGAATCAAAGAATGCAAAAAACCCAATTAGAATTGCGGTTGATACGGCTAAGACTACTTTAAGTATATTGAAAGGTTATGTAGAATCGTTAGCAAAAATAGGTGATAGTGAAAAAGTAGGTGAAGCAGCAACCGATAAAGAAGGAGCAGCACCAGCTGATGTTGAATTGAAAAAAGCATATAATGCATTGAAAGGGATAGTGGATACAGCTGATAAAGAAGGTGTTGAGAAGTTAGTAGCGGGAGATGTAGCAGTAAAAGTAGGTGATAATGGAACAGATAATAAGGACGGAGTTAAGATATTGGCTACAGTTGTTGGTAATAAGCCAGGGAATCAAGATGCAGGAAAAGCAGCAGCAGTAGCAGGAGGAATAGCATTACGTTCATTGGTGAAGGATGGGAAACTAGCATTCGGAGCGGCAGATGGTAGTGCAGGAGGAAAAGAAGAAGTACAAGCAGTAGGGATAAGTGCAGTAAATAAACTATTAGTAGCAGTGGAAGAAATGGTGAAAAAGACAGTAAAGAATGTTTTGGAGAAAGTAAAGCAAGAAGTAGATAAGGCAAGAGATCCAAAAGCAGTGGGTCAGCAGTAA
- a CDS encoding variable large family protein: MGYRMRMKGIILMMMILMGCNSGGVGEGEEGKNKFLQSLVNVSNEFLNVFTSFGEMVGSVLGLNLESKKSDVGKYFKTVQGTVQGIKDGLDKIVSEMKKEKNPNAEATESAVKTLVENTLDKIIAGAKEASEAIGDASEPIGNVAGQNGGGTVGDIDSLVKGIKGIVEVVLGDKGNAGAGDDKKAEDGNTVRDDNAAGILFANNNAGASAAAKKSATDASKAVGAVTGADILKVVVKDSGNAVILAKHNVANGNAGNGKTDAVIAGGIALRAMAKGGKFANSSDADVSVAVKGAAVSAVVKALDTLTIAIRKTMDLGLKSVKEAMKTNTNATSVASENSNSGGQNQ, encoded by the coding sequence ATGGGGTATAGAATGAGAATGAAGGGAATAATATTGATGATGATGATATTGATGGGATGTAATAGTGGGGGAGTAGGGGAAGGAGAGGAAGGAAAGAATAAATTTTTGCAGTCATTAGTGAATGTAAGTAATGAATTTTTAAATGTTTTCACTTCATTTGGGGAAATGGTGGGGAGTGTATTGGGGTTGAATTTAGAGAGTAAGAAATCAGATGTAGGGAAATATTTTAAGACAGTGCAGGGTACTGTGCAAGGGATAAAGGATGGACTTGATAAAATTGTTAGTGAAATGAAGAAAGAAAAGAATCCAAATGCTGAGGCTACTGAGAGTGCAGTGAAAACATTGGTAGAGAATACACTTGATAAGATAATAGCTGGAGCAAAGGAGGCAAGTGAGGCAATAGGAGATGCTAGTGAACCAATTGGTAATGTAGCTGGTCAAAATGGTGGAGGTACTGTTGGTGATATTGATAGTTTAGTAAAAGGAATTAAAGGTATAGTAGAAGTGGTACTTGGAGATAAAGGAAATGCTGGAGCTGGAGATGATAAAAAAGCTGAAGATGGTAATACTGTAAGAGATGACAATGCTGCAGGTATATTATTTGCTAATAACAATGCTGGTGCTAGTGCTGCTGCAAAGAAGTCAGCAACTGATGCATCAAAGGCTGTAGGTGCAGTAACTGGAGCTGATATACTAAAAGTCGTGGTGAAAGATAGTGGGAATGCTGTTATATTAGCTAAACACAATGTTGCCAATGGTAATGCTGGTAATGGAAAAACAGATGCGGTTATAGCAGGAGGAATAGCATTAAGAGCGATGGCAAAGGGTGGTAAGTTTGCTAATAGTAGTGATGCTGATGTTTCTGTTGCAGTTAAAGGAGCAGCAGTAAGTGCGGTAGTTAAAGCGTTAGATACATTAACAATAGCAATAAGAAAAACAATGGACTTAGGTCTTAAGAGTGTTAAGGAAGCAATGAAAACTAATACTAATGCTACTTCAGTAGCATCTGAGAATAGTAATTCTGGTGGTCAAAATCAATAG
- a CDS encoding variable large family protein gives MMVVMIVMGCNSGGVGGGEGKVDLAKKNSFLESLVAIGEGFQEIFVGFGSAVGDALGFNVVKSDDNRSKVGEHFKSIGDGLKNTKDKLDELSKQIVSTSNADTKGVEAVIQGTSAIITKLITSVTKLSGTVGNTEIADGIAVAGSAPAEEASVKSFIEEVRSIIDIADKSDVKIEKGNAGAAVANGNGPKSVVHNAQNAAGDAAKLAAEVAKADSWAMIDKIKNANTKNVAPAAGDNAGQLATATNGDNNVGTAATNADLAAAVALKAMIKGGKFSQPAANEDGAIKAAAVSAVNKVLGILDIIIKKTVESNLDKIREAVKGIKYSESGGTEASQSDATQSVVIK, from the coding sequence ATGATGGTGGTGATGATAGTGATGGGATGTAATAGTGGGGGAGTAGGGGGAGGAGAGGGAAAGGTAGACTTAGCAAAGAAGAATAGTTTTTTAGAGTCATTAGTTGCGATCGGAGAAGGGTTTCAGGAGATTTTTGTTGGGTTTGGGAGTGCTGTTGGAGATGCATTAGGATTTAATGTTGTTAAATCTGACGATAATAGAAGCAAAGTAGGAGAACATTTTAAGAGTATTGGAGATGGATTAAAGAATACTAAGGATAAATTGGATGAGTTATCAAAACAAATAGTTTCTACTTCTAATGCTGATACGAAAGGAGTAGAAGCTGTGATTCAAGGTACTAGTGCAATTATTACTAAACTAATTACTTCTGTAACTAAGCTTTCTGGGACGGTTGGTAATACTGAAATTGCTGATGGTATAGCTGTTGCTGGATCAGCACCTGCTGAAGAAGCTAGTGTTAAATCTTTTATTGAAGAAGTTAGAAGTATCATTGATATTGCTGATAAGTCTGATGTAAAAATTGAAAAAGGGAATGCTGGTGCTGCTGTAGCAAATGGTAATGGCCCCAAATCAGTAGTTCATAATGCTCAAAATGCTGCGGGTGATGCTGCTAAGCTAGCTGCTGAAGTTGCTAAAGCTGATTCATGGGCAATGATTGATAAAATTAAAAATGCTAATACTAAAAATGTTGCTCCTGCTGCTGGTGATAATGCCGGGCAATTAGCTACTGCTACTAATGGTGATAATAATGTTGGTACTGCAGCTACTAATGCAGATTTAGCAGCTGCAGTTGCACTAAAAGCTATGATTAAAGGTGGTAAATTTTCTCAACCTGCTGCTAATGAAGATGGTGCAATTAAGGCTGCTGCTGTCAGTGCAGTAAATAAGGTATTAGGGATACTTGATATAATAATTAAGAAAACAGTAGAAAGTAATTTAGATAAAATAAGAGAAGCAGTAAAGGGAATAAAATACTCTGAAAGTGGTGGAACTGAGGCTAGTCAATCTGATGCTACTCAATCTGTTGTTATTAAATAA
- a CDS encoding variable large family protein, with protein MGMMVVVMGCNSGGVAGGEEGKNKFLQSLVNVSNEFLNVFTSFGEMVGSVLGLNLESKKSDVGNYFKTVHGTVEGVKTGLNKIVSEMKKEKNPNAEATATVVNKLVTETLDKIIAGAKEASEAIGTEGNDLIGNIASAGAAAAGVKGETEKLIKGIKNIVDIVLKNEGNAEAGDDKKAEDGSSSRGVTAGEAGKLFGNTGGGLIAANAEKAAVDGAKAVGAVTGADILKAMIKNGGDAVKLANTDPTKAAAGITSSKDATIAGAIALRAMVKDGKFANGNAGNDVAAAIKGVSVGVVIKVLDTLTVAIRKTVDAELKRVKESIKINADANPVSAADSSTELSK; from the coding sequence ATGGGGATGATGGTGGTAGTGATGGGATGTAATAGTGGGGGAGTAGCAGGAGGAGAGGAAGGAAAGAATAAATTTTTGCAGTCATTAGTGAATGTAAGTAATGAATTTTTGAATGTTTTTACTTCTTTTGGAGAAATGGTGGGGAGTGTATTGGGATTGAATTTGGAGAGTAAGAAGTCGGATGTAGGGAATTATTTTAAGACAGTGCATGGTACAGTAGAGGGAGTTAAAACAGGACTTAATAAAATTGTTAGTGAGATGAAGAAAGAAAAGAATCCAAATGCTGAGGCTACAGCTACTGTAGTAAATAAATTAGTTACTGAGACGCTTGATAAGATAATAGCTGGAGCAAAGGAAGCAAGTGAGGCGATTGGAACAGAGGGTAATGACTTGATTGGTAATATTGCTAGTGCCGGTGCAGCTGCTGCAGGTGTTAAAGGTGAAACTGAGAAATTGATAAAGGGAATTAAAAATATAGTAGATATAGTGCTGAAAAATGAGGGAAATGCAGAAGCAGGGGATGATAAGAAAGCTGAAGATGGTAGCAGTTCTAGGGGTGTTACTGCTGGAGAAGCAGGTAAGTTATTTGGTAATACTGGTGGTGGTTTGATTGCTGCTAATGCAGAAAAAGCAGCAGTTGATGGAGCAAAAGCAGTAGGAGCAGTAACTGGAGCTGATATTTTGAAAGCTATGATTAAAAATGGTGGCGATGCTGTAAAGTTGGCTAATACTGATCCTACCAAGGCTGCTGCTGGTATTACTTCCTCTAAAGATGCAACTATAGCAGGAGCAATAGCATTAAGAGCGATGGTAAAGGATGGTAAATTCGCTAATGGTAATGCTGGAAATGATGTTGCTGCGGCAATTAAGGGAGTATCTGTAGGTGTAGTAATTAAGGTATTAGATACGTTAACAGTAGCAATAAGGAAGACAGTAGATGCAGAGCTAAAGAGAGTGAAAGAATCAATAAAAATTAATGCTGATGCTAATCCAGTGAGTGCTGCGGATAGCTCAACAGAACTTAGTAAATAA